GAAACCTCCATCAGCGCATCGGCATACCTAAGCATGTCCGCTATCACCACCAGGACGTGCTGGCCTAGTAACGCGAGTTTTTCCGCATAAGCGCAGCATATGTGCGGAACGTTAAGCCTCTCGATAGGGGATTCGCTCCCGAGATTTACGACCATCACCATTCTTTCTGCCGCCTCCTCAAGGACTTCCCTGAAGAAGATGTATTCTTCGTTGAGCAGCCCCAGCCCTCCGAAGACCACGCTGAAATTCTCCTGACCGGCAACTCTTGCCTGGCGTATTATCCTGGCGACTATGTTGTTGATATCTTCGCCCGGCAATTTGTAGATCGGTATCTTCTGCCCTCTTACGATTGTATTTGCTCCGTCTATTGAAGGGATGCCTGTCTCTATGTAGCCTTGCCCCATCGCCCTTCGGGAGGGATTGACTACCGGCCCTTCGACCGGAATCATCTCGCCCTTGACTGCAGGGCGCCCGTCCCTCGGCTTTCCGATTCCGTCGAATATCCTTCCCATTATCAGCTTGGAATCGAATGGAAGTTCGAACGGCTTGCCGGTGAATTCGGTCCTCTGAGTGGTTACGACTCCGAGGCTCCCCTGAAGCGACTGAAGAAAGACCGTGTCCCCTTGAATCTTTACGACCTTTGCCGAACCAAAACCCGGAAGGTGAGCCTCCTCTCCCATTCCGACGCCGGTGACGCCGCGGACCTGGAGGATAGGCCCCTCAATATTTTCTATATCGCAGTAGACGACTTTCACCTCGCCACCTCGCCTTCCCGAACATCAGCCGCAGGTGCGGAAGCGCTCGTGATCGATTCTATGATCCTGTCATATCCAGCCTTGTAGTCGCTGGCGTAGTTGGCCTGAACGATCTCAAAGAGAAGGTCTTCCTGCCGCCTTCTCATCGACCTCTTGTCCTCAAGCGGAAAGATGTCCAAAATATGCACCAGAAATCTCATCATGTCGTAATGCCGCTCCAGTGAACTCGCCCTGTCATTCTCGTCGAATGTGTTCTGATTCAGATATCCCTTCTGGACGATTTCGCCGAGGAGATACCTGCGATATTCCTCATCGCCGATTCCCTTTTCGCCCAGGATTTCCATCTGATCTCTTATGCGCTCTCCCTCAACGACCGAGGACTTCAGCGCGGAAACAAACTTCAGCCACAGCGGAAGATCTTTCTGCTCGAATCGCCTCTGCAAAACTTCTACGGACGTGTCGAGATATTTCGAGTGGCATTCTAGAGGATCGAATGCGGGGAAAAGACGAGCGGCCGCCCTCTTTCTCGAAAGTATCAGGGCAACCTTAGCTGTTTGAATTGCCGCCTGAGTCGGCGGATCTCCGGAGATGTCTCCTCCGTCTGGGGAAAGCGCGGCGATGATAGTCATACTCCCGCGACGCTCCGGCCCCGAGCCCAGGCATGCTATAGATCCGGCCCGTTCAAACCAGCGGGTCAGATATGCTCCTATGTAAGCGGGGAACGCCTGAGGACCTGGAATCTCGCCAAGCCTTCCGCTGATCTCCCTCATTCCCTGCGCCTGGCGGGAAAGGCTGTCGGTGAGAAGAAGAACATCGTATCCCATGTCGCGAAAATATTCGCCGACAGTTGCACCGACAAGAATTGATCCCTCTCTGGCCGCCACCGGCATTGCGCTAGTATTGACGAATAAAACGGTTCTTTCTACGAGAGGCCTTCCCGTTTCCGGATCTATCAGTTTCGGGAATTCGTGCATCAACTCTACCATTTCGCCTGCGCGCTCGCCGCAACCTACGTATATCACAATCTTGACCTTGCTATGCCTCGCAAGATCGTGTTGGCACATCGTCTTTCCGGTTCCAAAATCTCCCGGCACACACGCCGTCCCTCCAAGCATGACGGGATTGAATGCGTCTATTATCCTTATTCCGGTATTCAGCACATCGGAAAGCTGTAGCCTGCTTTTTACGGGGCGTGGCATCCTGATCGGCCATCTCTGCAACATCTTGAGTTCCGAGATCTTGCCGTCATCTGAAACCAGCTCTGCAATTTTATCTTCGATGACGAATTCGCCTGCGGCAATCCCCCTGATTGTTCCGCTTGGAGAATTGGCTGGCACCATTATCTTGTGAACAACGAGTTCAGTCTCCTTCACCTCGCCGATGATATCTCCAGCTAAGACGCGGGCGCCATCTTCGACCAGCGGTTTAAAGCTCCACTTCTTCTTTTTATCGAGCGGAGGGACGATCACGCCCTGAGGAAGAAAATCGCCGTAACCTGAAAGCCTGTTGCCAAGCCCGTCCAGCGTGGCACCTATCAGCCCAGGGCCCAGCTCCATCTCTATAAGATGCCCCGTCAGTATGACGTTGTCGCCGACCATAAGACCCGTGGTATCCTCATAGCACTGAAGGTCGGCGAGGTTTCCCCTGACCCTGATAACCTCGCCGCGCAGGTGGGCCGAACCTATGAAGGCCTCTTCGTTCATCATACAGGGGACGCCTTGACTTCCATGGCCGTGAAGGCTAACGACAACCAGGTTGTCATCCACCATGACTATTTTTACTATTCGCTCTTTCAAAGCCCCTCTCCATGTGTCTAGGTCAAATAGGAAAATTCCCTGTAAGTCATATACTGAGTGACGTAGCTCATAATCTCGTCAAACGTAAATGAATACTCGGGAGCAAGCTCCTTCGCTTTTTTTATGCGAAGAGAAGCGACCATTGCATCAATATCCTTCCACGCGTTGAATCCGCGTTCGAATTTAGAAGAGAGCCCTTCCGCAAGCGACTTGAATTCATGTGACCATACAAAACCTTCATCGTCAAAACGTGACTCATCGCCCTTGGCATACTGGAAAAGGGAAGCTCTTCTATCCGCCATGGCATTTCTCTGCGCCATCTCCCATCTCGAGTACGATACCACGAATGAGCTTCTGCACTGTGAAGCCGTATGAATAAGTCGTGAGTAGTACTCCAACCACACGCTTTGAAAACCTCTTGCGATATTTTGATCGGACTTTTCTAGCAGTGTGGATATCCAAGTGGGACGTTTAGATTTATCAATGACGGACGCCTCGTCTATGACGGCAACTCCGTTCGGGTCGATCCCTAGAGACTCCATCTCCATGGCCCTGATATCGCACCTGTAAAAAAGGGCTCGGGCCACTTTCTCAACCTTTCCCCCTTCAGCGCAGACGAGCTGCCAAAGCTCAGCCGGACTGATGGCGACCTTGTCGCCGATTTTTTCAGGAAGCAGAGGCAGCGCTGAGAATAGATATTCGTACGCCATATCAGTCCTTGGGAAATTCCCTTTTGTCGAGTAGGTAGTGGAAGCGCTCGGTTATAAAAGGTTTGAGGGCATCTACTATCGCATCCGCATCGGTGATGCGCAATCCTCCTCGGTCATCCACGGAAATTTTAAAACCGAACAGGCTTAATTCAGAATGAAGCGTTATGGCGCTGTCTATTCGCTCGCGCATCATATTAATCCACTCGCCTATGAATTTTCCCCGAAGCTCGTCCGGAACTGTCAGGCTGATATGCTTTGCGCCCTGTGCCCCTTCGCCCTTTAGAAAGACATCCATCATTTTGCTTATCAGTTCCTTCAAAAAATCAGCGTCCATCATCACACCCTTAACCTTCTCACGCAGCGGATTGATGGCGATGAGATCCTCCAGCTCACTCTTCGCCTTCAGCTTGAAATCGCGGAGGGCAAGCTCGAGTTGAGTTTCAAGACGCTCCATCGTATCGCTGGATTTTTTGGCAGCCGCATTCATGATCAGTTCTGCTTCGGTTCTGGCCTCGTATATTATTCTGGCGGACTCCACCTTCGCATCGTTCAGAACTTTCTCGGCTTCCTCGCGACCACGCGCGATGCCGTCTTTTTTCAAAACATCGATTAGACCAGCAAGATCATTACTTGGGACTTGAGCTTTGTTTTCCACTTTTGAATCCCCCTTACAGAAGGCCGTTTCAATTTCAAACATACTACATCTTACATCATGAGAGAATCTCCATCCTCCTTTGAAAGATCAGGAGATTTGGAATATCTTGAGAGATCAAGATCGGGTTTCCCTTCGGCACCTATCATGCTGCACTTTCCGTGAAAGATCGCGCCCTCTTCTATCATTATACTCTCAGTCACGACGTTGGCAACAAGACGGCCCCCATTTCTAAGGTCGATCTTATTCTTGACCTCCACTGTCCCTTTCACGCTTCCCTCTATTATAGCGACGCCGACCTGGACGCTTCCTTCCACATTGGCCTCCGGGCCTATTATGAGCGTTCCGTCTGAAACGATGTCACCCCTAAAATCACCGTTGATCTGCACCGATCCATCAAATGCGAGCCTCCCCTCTATGCTGCATCCTTTGTCGATCAAGCCGTTGATCTTGACATTATTCCTGCCTGAACGTCCCATCTCATCCTCCAATATTTTATTTTCGTCTCGCCGCGGCGGGCGGCTATTTATCTCACAATATTTCTGTAGATTCTATCCAGATCTTGAGCATTGTAATATTCGATGACCAGCCTGCCGCCCCCCCCTTGCTGGTGTAACTGAACCTTGGTACCGAGAGCTTGCTTCATCTTTTCCACCAAGTCCGTCAAGTGTGGCGAAAGGCTCCGATCCTTCTTTTTCTGCCTTTTCTTCGCCCCTGTGGAATAGTCATGGACCATGACCTCGACATCCCTTACGGTCGGCATCTCCCGCATGATACGTTCGCGCATCTTCAGCTGATCATGAAGAGTCGGCAGTGAAAGTAAAGCGCGCGCGTGGCCTGCGGAATATCTTTCGTTGGCGATATCCTCTTGAACCACATGCGGTAATTTTAAAAGCCTTATGCTATTGGCGACAGCCGCTCTGGATTTGCCGAGTTTTTCCGCCACATCTTCCTGAGTATAACCAAATTGGGCAATCAGCTCCTGATATGCTCTTGCCTCTTCTATTGGATTCAAATCTTCACGCTGAATATTCTCAAGCAGCGAAAGCGCGAGCATCTGTTCGCTATCCACATCTTTAATGAAGACCGGGACCTCTGAAAGTCCCGCGAGCTTCGAGGCGCGAAGTCTGCGTTCCCCGGCTATCAGTTCATAGCGTCCATCGCTCAAGGAGGACACCGCCAGCGGCTGTATGATCCCCTGCTCCCGAATGGAAGCGGAAAGTTCCTTTATCTTCTCCTCATCAAAAACCGTCCTAGGCTGAAGCCTGTTCGGCATTATGGAATCCACCGGAATCATCCTGAACTTTTTTGAAGCTCCCCCTTCACTCTCAATCGGCGGCGGAATCAAAGATTCTAGCCCCCTGCCAAGCCCTCTTTTTAACTGCATCTGACCCTCCGTAACATCATGATATTATTGACTAATATTGTTTTATTCCGATTGAGCTGTAGCTTCGCCGGGCAAAGCTATTCCAACTCCATCAGGCGAATTAAGCATCAAGACCTCTTTGGCCAGTTCAAAATAACTAAGCGCTCCCTTGGAGTTCACATCGTATAACAAAATAGGCTTGCCAAAACTAGGAGCCTCGCTAAGCCTTATATTGCGCGGAATAACTGAATGAAAAACGACATCCTTGAAATGCCTTTGGACCTCGCTCATGACCTGACGAGAAAGGTTATTCCTGCCGTCGAACATGGTAAGGACAATCCCTGATATTCGCAACTCCGGATTTAATCGCCCTCTGACGAGGGATATTGTCCGCTGGAGATCGGCGATCCCCTCGAGGGCATAATATTCGCACTGCACCGGAACAATGACTGAATTTGCCGCAGTTAAGGCGTTCAAGGTTAGTAAGCCGAGCGATGGGGGGCAATCTATTATGATGTAATCAAAATCGGACTGAACGGACTGGATGAGATTTTTAAGGCGCATTTCACGTGAAACAACGCCGACGAGCTCCACCTCCGCGCCCACTAGTTCGGTATTCGAAGGGGCTATCTTTAGATACTTCAATTCCGTCGGCTGAAGTATTGATGTGAGATCTATGCCATCGATGAGTGAGTTGTATATTCCCTTTTCTATGGCGTGTTTATTAAAACCGAGCCCGGTCGTAGCATTCCCCTGGGCATCCATATCTATCAGAAGGGTTCTTTTTTCGGCGGCGGCCAGAGCGGCGGCCAGATTTACAGAGGTCGTAGTCTTTCCAACGCCGCCTTTTTGATTACAAACAGCGATTGTCTCTGCCATTACGACCTCCAATGAAAGAAGGACTATCTAATCCCCAGAGAACAAAAGTGCAAGTGGCTATAGATCAAAAATCGCTTTTTTCACGATAAAAAACCTGAACCGGAACTGAAATCGTCACGATGCGCGCAGAGAATTGTTTCACGTGAAACAATCAAGAAGTATGCCAAGTCAAATGGGAAATAAAACCAATTATTTCAAAGGTTTAGGGGTGGGGGTTATAAAATCACCTCTTTTTTAAGAGTGACTATAGCTCTCTTCTCTCCCCCCTTAAGTTCATATTCGTCGACAGAGGTGAGGGCGAGACCAACCCCCGAAAAACGCCCCTTTGCCGCAGCTAGCTCATGCGCCCACCTGGATCCCTTCATGGCAATACACCTTCCCCCTGCATCTATATAGTTCGCGCCGATTACCACATAATCGGATAACGACCATGTCGCCCTGCTTATCACGGCGTCAAATGCCCCCAGCCCACGCATAAGCCCCTCATCCTCAGCGCGCCCCCATATTACAAAAATATCCTTTAAATTCAATGCCCTACATGCTTCGCTGCAAAATGAGACCTTTTTTCTAGTGGCTTCCACCATCGTCAACTCGATATCGGGGCGCATTATCTTGACCAAAATCCCGGGGAGACCGCCACCGGAGCCTAGATCGACGACCCTCCTGCACCCATCAAGCGGCTTTAGGATGTGCTTCACATCGGCGACATGCTTATCGTAAAATTCGGCCTCCCCTGCAACTGAGATCAGATTCATCTTCGCATTCCACTTTTGCAGGAGATCAAAATATTTTTTTATTTTTTCATCTGCGCTCATAGTCTGATTTTGAGTCCCTCCATCGCCATCCTGCATGCGCCACGAGGGGCGAGCTTCGAAAAAAACTTTTTCGCCTTGATGAATGTTTTTTGCAAATACAGATCATCTGCGTTCGGATCGAAATGAAAAAGAAAAACTTTTTTCACACCGGCCTCCGCGGCGACCGACAGCGGATACTTGTAAGGACTGTGTCCCCAGCCGATCTTATTTTTGTACTCCGCGTCGTCGTACTGTGCATCGTGAATCATGATATCGGCTCCGGCGGCAACACTTACGATTTTTTTTCTGAAAATTTTTCCGCCCGGCTCGTTATCGGTAACATGCACGAGCGATTTTCCATTCGGAAAATTAAACCGCCAGCCAAAAGCTCCCTGAGGATGATTCACTGCAAAAGGGATGACCTCGATTTCTCCAACCTGAAATTTTTTCTCTGGTATCGTAACGATATTTAGTTTCGATGGGATGGCGGAGATCGGAATCGGGAAATAAGGGGGCCGCATCACACGACTGATCGCGGATGAAAAACTCCCATTCGAGTTCTTCGGACCTCCGATTAAAAATATGTTTTTGCTGTTGTATAAGGGTCTGAAGAATGGAAATCCAAAGTAATGATCCCAGTGGATATGGGATAACAAAATCGTCGCACTGAAGCCGCCATTCGGATATCGTCGCATAATAGACTCGCCTAAGGGGCGAATCCCGGTCCCGGCATCACATATAATGATATCACCCCCGTAGCTTATCTCCACGCATGCGGTGTTACCGCCAAATTTTATCGTTTTTCGCCCGGGCACTGGTATCGAACCGCGCACCCCCCAAAACCTGATTTCGGCCTTTGTATTTATCATGAATGATCAATATCACATCGGCGGGAAAAATCCCATTCGACATCACAACAGATGAAAAATATATTGCCCCGACGAATCTCGCATCGCCAGCTTGGGGATAGCTGCAAAGAATTTGCAGCTGTGGGAATAGGGTGATCTTGCTATTTCTTGTAGGTGGAGAGAAATCTTTCAACTTCGGGTATTCCTCCCTGATAGACTAGATATCCGTTATGCGGTTCGCGCTCGGTAATCTCATTCGCTATCGGGGTAAGCATAATCCTCCTCACCTCATCAAGATTGCGCGTCTGGCCCAGAGTCCAGCATAGCTTCATATACGCGGCCTCCGGCAGCATATTCTCGCACGGGATGACGCCAAGTTCGAGAAGGTAGCGTCCGGTATCATAAACATTCATGTGAACGTACCCCCACAGCGTCTGAACGGTCATAACTACAGCGATCCCCTTGTCAACAGCGCGCTTCAGCGCCGGGTTTAGTGCCGAATTGACGTGTCCGAGGCCGGTGCCGGCGATGACTATTCCGTGATATCCTCTATCGATAAGGCTGTCGACCATATCAGGAGCCATCCCGGGGTAATAGTACAGTATCGAAACGCGCTCATCGTAATGAGGATGAATCTTCACTTCGCGATCATTGCGCCTGACTTTGTGCTCCCTCAATGGAACTATCTTGTCCGGCCAAACCATGGCGATAGGAACGTCGCTCAAGGTTCTGAAGGTGGAGCGATAACTGGAATGCATCTTTCTCACGCGAGTGCCCATGTGGAGCAACCCGTAATCGTCTGAGGTTGGGCCAAACATGCAGACCATAATCTCTGCCAGATTTGAGTGTGCAGCTGTGGAAACTGCGTTGAGAAGATTTCTTGCAGCATCCGAACTCGGTCGGTCGCTTGACCGCTGCGAACCAACGATAACGATAGGAACCGGAGTGTCCTGAACCATGTAGGATAGAATCGATGCCGTGTGGTGCATGGTGTCAGTGCCATGACCGATCACGATGCCATCGACTCCTTTCTCGATGAGCTTTCCTATCTCTTCAGCCAGGATCTTGTACTGCTCAGGTCCCATATTTTCAGAGAACACTCCAAAGAGCTTTACCGTGCTCAGATTGCAGATATCGGCCAGCTCCGGAACGGCACCATAAAGTTCACCTGGAGAAAATGCCGGCACGACAGCTCCTGTCGTATAGTCCAGCCTTGAAGCTATCGTCCCGCCAGTGCCGAGGAGAGTAACGTTCTTCTTGCGCTTGTCGTACGGAAATTCTTTTTCTGGAATCGCGTAATACCCCTCGCGGTGGCCGATTCGTTTGATGGACTTGATCGAATCTACATGGACGCCGGTGTTGTAGCCGCTCTCCATCTTGATGACGATATGTTCAGCATCTTCCGTCTTGGAACGAGGAAGTATCAGACCCGAAAAAATCCCCTTTGGAGTGTCGATTTCGATCCGATCCCAAACCGCCACGTCATGCTTCTTTAGAATGGCCAGCCCCGGATCCCTGTAACCCTTGTATTTATCTTCGCTCATGATGGGAAGCCTTCTCACTTGGAAAAGGTCCTGTCAACCGGCTTCGCCATGCACTCGACAGCATCCATTTTCCCAACGCATCGACTAAAAGATTCGGCCCTATTTTTTCTTGCCATCTCAAAGGGTTATATCCTATGACAGGGCCGCGATGACGGAAGGGCTCAAAAAATTAGGATTCATGTGCGGCGTTGAAGTCCATCAACAGCTGCTGACCCAAAAAAAGCTTTTCTGCCGCTGTCCTGCCGGCCTCTACAGCGACCGTCATCATGCCGAGGTGCTGCGCCATATGAGGCCGACACTCTCTGAAATGGGAGTCTACGATGCCTGCGCCTTGATGGAGTTCAAAACTAAAAAAGAAATAATCTACCTCCTGAATAAAAACTCTGTCTGCACGTACGACATGGACGACACTCCGCCTTTTCCGATCAACCGCGAGGCGCTAGACATCGCAATTGAAATCGCACTTCTCGTCGGATGTTCCATAGTCGATGAAATACACATCGTGAGAAAACAATATCTCGACGGATCGATACCGACTGGATTTCAACGAACGGCGATCATCGGCATAAACGGGAGCATCCCATTCGAAGGAAAAAATATCGGAGTGCGTCAGATCTCCATTGAGGAGGACTCCTGTCGAGAGGTTCAAGATACGGGTCACCAAATAAAATTTAGAACAGACAGATTGGGCATGCCGCTGATAGAGGTGGTTACCGAACCCTGCTTCGAAACGCCCGAAGAGGCCGGAAGGGCAGTCAAACACATAGGAAGACTTCTGCGCGCAACCGGCAAAGTCCGCCGCGGGATCGGATCTGTAAGACAGGATGTAAATGTCTCTATCAAGGGTGGTTCGCGGGTGGAAATCAAGGGGGTTCCAAGATATCAGCTCATACCCGCCTTGACCGCCACAGAGGCTATGCGGCAGAAAGCCCTGCTTGAAATACGCGACGAACTAAGGCGCAGAAAGATAACCGCTGAAAATCTTGAAACCTGGGAGAGCGATCTCACCGAGGATTTGAAATCCACCTGTTCGCCTCATCTGAAACAGGCCATCGAGAGCGGCCACAGGATTAGAGGAATAAGGCTCAACAGGCTTGCGGGAATACTGAATCATCCGACGCAACCCGGCAGGATGTTTTCATCAGAATTATCAGGAAGGGTGAGGGTTATCGCCTGCCTCGATGGAATCCCAAACATCTATCATACCGACAATTACCCTGAATATCAGCGCAGCCACATCGACAGAAGGGTCATACGCCTTGCACTGAATCTGAAGGAAGAGGATGTTGGCATAATCGCCTGGGGGCCTGAGGCAGACACCATAACGGCGACGACTGAAATCAAGAACAGGATTCTCGATGCGAT
This DNA window, taken from Myxococcales bacterium, encodes the following:
- a CDS encoding polymer-forming cytoskeletal protein, which gives rise to MGRSGRNNVKINGLIDKGCSIEGRLAFDGSVQINGDFRGDIVSDGTLIIGPEANVEGSVQVGVAIIEGSVKGTVEVKNKIDLRNGGRLVANVVTESIMIEEGAIFHGKCSMIGAEGKPDLDLSRYSKSPDLSKEDGDSLMM
- a CDS encoding ParB/RepB/Spo0J family partition protein; the encoded protein is MQLKRGLGRGLESLIPPPIESEGGASKKFRMIPVDSIMPNRLQPRTVFDEEKIKELSASIREQGIIQPLAVSSLSDGRYELIAGERRLRASKLAGLSEVPVFIKDVDSEQMLALSLLENIQREDLNPIEEARAYQELIAQFGYTQEDVAEKLGKSRAAVANSIRLLKLPHVVQEDIANERYSAGHARALLSLPTLHDQLKMRERIMREMPTVRDVEVMVHDYSTGAKKRQKKKDRSLSPHLTDLVEKMKQALGTKVQLHQQGGGGRLVIEYYNAQDLDRIYRNIVR
- the gatE gene encoding Glu-tRNA(Gln) amidotransferase subunit GatE, producing the protein MTEGLKKLGFMCGVEVHQQLLTQKKLFCRCPAGLYSDRHHAEVLRHMRPTLSEMGVYDACALMEFKTKKEIIYLLNKNSVCTYDMDDTPPFPINREALDIAIEIALLVGCSIVDEIHIVRKQYLDGSIPTGFQRTAIIGINGSIPFEGKNIGVRQISIEEDSCREVQDTGHQIKFRTDRLGMPLIEVVTEPCFETPEEAGRAVKHIGRLLRATGKVRRGIGSVRQDVNVSIKGGSRVEIKGVPRYQLIPALTATEAMRQKALLEIRDELRRRKITAENLETWESDLTEDLKSTCSPHLKQAIESGHRIRGIRLNRLAGILNHPTQPGRMFSSELSGRVRVIACLDGIPNIYHTDNYPEYQRSHIDRRVIRLALNLKEEDVGIIAWGPEADTITATTEIKNRILDAIEGVPHETRQHMREGLTDFERILPGADRMYPDTDHPPIRITPEHVAKIKEDLPEATYEVETRLASYGIPTDSIEFLALSDKVALIDHLHKAGKNMKLVGRILGQAARSLQRQGIDLSAMKNTRWTELIEQCHSKKIQAKHFENLIINAAAYPERTIAELADDLVAVKAEV
- the gatD gene encoding Glu-tRNA(Gln) amidotransferase subunit GatD, whose product is MSEDKYKGYRDPGLAILKKHDVAVWDRIEIDTPKGIFSGLILPRSKTEDAEHIVIKMESGYNTGVHVDSIKSIKRIGHREGYYAIPEKEFPYDKRKKNVTLLGTGGTIASRLDYTTGAVVPAFSPGELYGAVPELADICNLSTVKLFGVFSENMGPEQYKILAEEIGKLIEKGVDGIVIGHGTDTMHHTASILSYMVQDTPVPIVIVGSQRSSDRPSSDAARNLLNAVSTAAHSNLAEIMVCMFGPTSDDYGLLHMGTRVRKMHSSYRSTFRTLSDVPIAMVWPDKIVPLREHKVRRNDREVKIHPHYDERVSILYYYPGMAPDMVDSLIDRGYHGIVIAGTGLGHVNSALNPALKRAVDKGIAVVMTVQTLWGYVHMNVYDTGRYLLELGVIPCENMLPEAAYMKLCWTLGQTRNLDEVRRIMLTPIANEITEREPHNGYLVYQGGIPEVERFLSTYKK
- a CDS encoding MBL fold metallo-hydrolase, which translates into the protein MINTKAEIRFWGVRGSIPVPGRKTIKFGGNTACVEISYGGDIIICDAGTGIRPLGESIMRRYPNGGFSATILLSHIHWDHYFGFPFFRPLYNSKNIFLIGGPKNSNGSFSSAISRVMRPPYFPIPISAIPSKLNIVTIPEKKFQVGEIEVIPFAVNHPQGAFGWRFNFPNGKSLVHVTDNEPGGKIFRKKIVSVAAGADIMIHDAQYDDAEYKNKIGWGHSPYKYPLSVAAEAGVKKVFLFHFDPNADDLYLQKTFIKAKKFFSKLAPRGACRMAMEGLKIRL
- a CDS encoding V-type ATP synthase subunit B, with product MKVVYCDIENIEGPILQVRGVTGVGMGEEAHLPGFGSAKVVKIQGDTVFLQSLQGSLGVVTTQRTEFTGKPFELPFDSKLIMGRIFDGIGKPRDGRPAVKGEMIPVEGPVVNPSRRAMGQGYIETGIPSIDGANTIVRGQKIPIYKLPGEDINNIVARIIRQARVAGQENFSVVFGGLGLLNEEYIFFREVLEEAAERMVMVVNLGSESPIERLNVPHICCAYAEKLALLGQHVLVVIADMLRYADALMEVSNAQGKIPSRDGYPGDLYSKLARIYERAVNFGGERGSVTIIGVNSVPDNDLSHIVANLTGYITEGQLPVEKGKFVIMKCLSRLKGLVVGKETRSDHGSIMDACVSAYANALSLREQKEMGFSITDEVDIAYLKFADEFERRFLPADQDLTLEQTLDLGWELIKILPRRVLRIKKEILDKFYKE
- a CDS encoding V-type ATP synthase subunit A, which translates into the protein MKERIVKIVMVDDNLVVVSLHGHGSQGVPCMMNEEAFIGSAHLRGEVIRVRGNLADLQCYEDTTGLMVGDNVILTGHLIEMELGPGLIGATLDGLGNRLSGYGDFLPQGVIVPPLDKKKKWSFKPLVEDGARVLAGDIIGEVKETELVVHKIMVPANSPSGTIRGIAAGEFVIEDKIAELVSDDGKISELKMLQRWPIRMPRPVKSRLQLSDVLNTGIRIIDAFNPVMLGGTACVPGDFGTGKTMCQHDLARHSKVKIVIYVGCGERAGEMVELMHEFPKLIDPETGRPLVERTVLFVNTSAMPVAAREGSILVGATVGEYFRDMGYDVLLLTDSLSRQAQGMREISGRLGEIPGPQAFPAYIGAYLTRWFERAGSIACLGSGPERRGSMTIIAALSPDGGDISGDPPTQAAIQTAKVALILSRKRAAARLFPAFDPLECHSKYLDTSVEVLQRRFEQKDLPLWLKFVSALKSSVVEGERIRDQMEILGEKGIGDEEYRRYLLGEIVQKGYLNQNTFDENDRASSLERHYDMMRFLVHILDIFPLEDKRSMRRRQEDLLFEIVQANYASDYKAGYDRIIESITSASAPAADVREGEVAR
- a CDS encoding ParA family protein, with product MAETIAVCNQKGGVGKTTTSVNLAAALAAAEKRTLLIDMDAQGNATTGLGFNKHAIEKGIYNSLIDGIDLTSILQPTELKYLKIAPSNTELVGAEVELVGVVSREMRLKNLIQSVQSDFDYIIIDCPPSLGLLTLNALTAANSVIVPVQCEYYALEGIADLQRTISLVRGRLNPELRISGIVLTMFDGRNNLSRQVMSEVQRHFKDVVFHSVIPRNIRLSEAPSFGKPILLYDVNSKGALSYFELAKEVLMLNSPDGVGIALPGEATAQSE
- the rsmG gene encoding 16S rRNA (guanine(527)-N(7))-methyltransferase RsmG; translation: MSADEKIKKYFDLLQKWNAKMNLISVAGEAEFYDKHVADVKHILKPLDGCRRVVDLGSGGGLPGILVKIMRPDIELTMVEATRKKVSFCSEACRALNLKDIFVIWGRAEDEGLMRGLGAFDAVISRATWSLSDYVVIGANYIDAGGRCIAMKGSRWAHELAAAKGRFSGVGLALTSVDEYELKGGEKRAIVTLKKEVIL